TAACTAGCTCCACAAAACAAATCAATGCTTCAGAACTGCTACTGCTATCCAAATTTCCACCCAAATGACCAAAGGACCTATACAAAGCACTGTCACACACAAATGAATTCTGACATTTCTTGCTGCCAGAACTGCCATCATATCAACATGacaatataatttaaaactaCCCAGATTTCACagcttaaattaatttaattgaagGCGGGGACTGATTCCCTTGGTACATTCAGCTGTCTTCTGTGGAATGTGCATGGAATATTTGCCCTCCCTCATGCCAAAGGTaacttcaaaatacattttaaaagtcttaATGATTTAACTGGAAGGAAATACAAGACATTGCTACCAAGAGGGAAAGATAGTGTCAAAAATCCACACATTTTAAATGTGTGTCTAAAAGACACTGTCTTGTATTCCAGCCCACAGGGTAATCTAAGAaggtgaaacaaaaaaattaactgtgCTAATTAATTAAATGCACTTGTTAATTAAATGCAGTAGTGTGTGTTGGGTCACTTCTGTAAAGTGTGAACACCTCAGTGCAAAATCCCTCTGGCCAACAGAGAACTCCCGCTCCACATCACACAGGAAAATACTAAACCAGAAGAATCTGCTTGACTGGCAGATCTAAACCATCTCCAGCCTCCAGTCCCAAACTCAGAATAACAAACTGCTTGTCTGGGAaaaaatttttcaattttatttcatttttgtaagGTGGTTATGAAGTTCCACAAATTGATACCTGCATGTTTATCTCCAGAAATACATGAACTTTACCTACCTTCTCAGAATACTAATTCCCTCCCCATTCCTGGTTTTCAGACAATTACATagtgatatttttttatatatagaaTGTGGTTAACATATATAGCTTGGCTTCAGCTGAGCAGAAGCCAAAAGCTGCAGTTTACATATTCCAAAACTGCTAAcagcttctgcttttcaaaCCATCAGGCTCCTGCAGACATGTTAATACAGCAAACATGAACAATCCTCACGGTTCTTATTCCCCctgtcattttattttccctctgagGCGGAAGCCGAGCGAACgagcagagctggaagagacaggaaagctgAACACGAGAGGcagtgcagaagcagcagcagtgttacTCACGTGtggagggaagggctgcagcCTGGTGATGTTTTCTTCAGGGTAGCTGACCTCCCCCATGGGCAGGTAGGGCTTCTGCCCCGAGCCAGTCTCGTACATGGACATGGGCCTGCTGCCCCGGGCCGACGGGCGCCGCTTTAGGGAGGAATTGCTGCTGGGGTCTGGGTACTCAGAACCACCTTGCACCTGATAGATATTGGTTGTGGCCTGTCTTCTGAGGTTGGTATTTTCACTCTGTAGCGTTTGGAGCTGAAAGAAACGTTTAGCAGTGGGATTTGGTTTCCTAAGAGCAAGTGCCAAAAGCAAAGCGACCACGCGACACTCGCTTGTCAGCCGTACTAGAAAatccaggcactgctggctgggggttcatttctttttcaaaatctaCTTGACTTGCTCGGTATAAGCGTAGAAACACCTTTGTTCCAGATGTGGAAATATTTAGGTGCtgatttccagcagctgctggggtaTCAACTCCGTTAGGTGTTAAAATTGGCTGTTGTAGTTCAAAACACACGACCCATTCCCCTCCAGCCCGCTCTACTGGCACAGGAATCCTGGGACAGAATGAGGCTGTGGGGGAAGGACTGCCAACACAACAGTTTTCCAAGCAAAGGGATCCACTGCAGCAGCAATACAGGGACTTAGAAGACTTTAACATGAGGCCAGTGAAATCTGACAATGCCAGAactgcagcacagacaccagAGGCAGCACAAAGGAACTTGAGCTTGGCTCTGCAAAGCGAGGAGAGGGTTGAGCTTATGAAAATCAAGGCATCAGCTACTGCTATCTAAGAAGCCAAcaagaaagcatttttaaagctttttattaTTACGTATTTATTTGATAGTAAAAATGCACcaattttgattattttgtgGACTTGGAGTAAGTTTGCTATATTAACACATCGGAAAGAATAGATGCAACGAAGATAAACTGGAGGACAGCAAGGATCTCCCTTCTGTTACACCACATAAATATCCTCAAACCTCATTATTCATAGACCCAAAAgggtggggctttttttcccctaaatgaTTATATCTGTCTAAAGAAGCCCAATGTAAGTGAAAAGTCAATTCAATTGATGCAAGAGAAATGCTGACACCAGTAGAAGCTGTTGAAAGACCAAGGAAACAGTCTGAGATCTCCCAGTGCTCACCATTCCAACAGAAGAGAATGTTGGCACTTATCAGACAGGGATATTCCAATCTGCTGAATTAGCTCAGCCTCAGGTGCAAACAGCTCCACCCCTCTCCAaaagccctgctgtgccccagaACAGCAGGTCCCCCCTAAAGCCTATGGCTTTCTCTTCATGTGACTCTTTCAGGGTTGTCATTATTTggaaaacaggattttaaatGCTAGTTAAAGGGATTAATCTGAGGGTAAGCAGCCAGCCCTTTCCAGCCAGCCAGGATAGTAAACTCAGATATAAATTGTCCTTTACCTCACAAAAATATAGATAAGTGCACACACATCAGGTGTGCTGGCACTGGATTCCTCACTGTTTAAAGCTGCTTCTATTGAAGCAAGACAGCAAAGACACCCAAGACTTGCAACAACCTCCCTGTCACTTGGAAAACTGATGTCAAAGTTGTGACATTAAGTCAAATCATCCTCATGATTTGCAGGGTTGGATCACCACCAGCaccacaaaaaaataacattcaAAGCATGCGttacacataaatatttatatcacGCCTGATCCCAAAGCAGCTCCACTTCaaaatgagttttctcactATCCTAATACTGGATTATTtcctcctcagccccagcagtTTTATTCTGGCAATTTGAGACATCCCAAGAGCTGGAGGGAGGGGTTCCTCTGTTACCTTTTTCTGCATAATCCTCAGCTCATCACTCAGGTTGACGTTCACTTTCATTAGCTGCTGAATCTTCACCTCAGAAGCCACCAAGGCATTTTTAACCTGCATATATTCCTGGGCTGTCACTGGTCCATCTGACAAGTCTGAATCCAAGCTctaggaaaaggaagaggaaaaatacttacaccattaaaaagaagaaaacgaGACCATGAGATTTCAACAGCTTTTCATGTGCTTATGTTAAAGGCATCACAGTTCAAATGAAGTTTAAATTAGTAAGATCCATTAACCATTTCaaatcctcaaaaaaacccaatctgTCAATTAGCTCTTAGCTCCTCTAAAAACATTTGCATCAGCATTTCAGTGATAAAATACTGCTAtataaggattaaaaaaaaaaatatatgcaataaTGAACTGCAAAATTATAAAAGACAGACTGCTAAATATCCAGCGTGAATATCCCAGGAAAGATTAAAATAGAACCACCAGGTTTTACTGCCCTTTGATGCCACTCTGCATTACTCCAGGAATGGTTTAACTCACTTGGACACTATTGGTCTGCTGTGAGTATTTCTTCAGTAGGAGGCAgtaaatatttgtgaaatatCATGGAATCACGGATTCAGAGCTCTTTGGCAGATCAAATTATTTCATCTATGCAATTAAATCTATATCTGATCTCCAGCCATACACATTACTTTTCTAGAGaagctttacttttttttaacaattaaaaCTCCTTAAGCAATAACATTTCAATTTAGAAAGTTCATAGACCGGGCATGattacaaaattaattaaaatattatttttttggtaatttATGCAAATTACCTTTACAAATAACGCTTGGGGGTGTATCACTAGTTCAATCCTACCTTCTGCCTGTTTGATTTAGCTGCATTTGTTTCCAGATCTGTATCTTCATCTGAAGCAACACTGTCGTAATCAGGCTGGTCATTGTCCTGACTTTCACTGCTGTGCTGATTGCTGATGGATTTGAGTATCAGCTCCACATTTTCTGCACATCAACACATGAAATACACACCAGTAAGTACTCTGGAGAAGAAATGGAAGTTTAtaccttttgaaaaaaaaattaatttagatgCACCTAGGAGGAATGAATGATTACTGTCCAAAACTTCCACGTTTtatggttttgtatttttatttcttctaagTGTTTAGGCAAGTTAAAATAAGTGGTGAGAATTGTTTTAGCAGCTTAATAAAATtcatacaaataaaaaacccaatagACTACTCTGGACAAATAGATGTCAGCATGCAAAAAAATATAGGGAAATATTAAGAGttagaaaagactttttttggtattttctctccagagggaaaaaacatgaaaatactaCACAGATCTCTCTCATaattcagctctgctgaaggGTTCTGGGACTGATTAAACCACTGAAAAAGTGCCTGCAAAGGAGCTGACAAGAAAAGCTCACTCACCTTTGGAACCAGTGAGAGAATTTCCCTGTTGTCTTCGTTTGGCATCACTTAAAATGTCTATAACCAGTGTAGCAAACTCGTGGGCATTAAATCGAGCCAGTTTCTGCCTTCCCTAAATACAGAATAAcgcagaggaaagaaaagtacATCCTGGATCAGAAGAGCAGCAGAGTTTCCAGGAAAAACTAAGACGACACACTTGGAGTTGGCTGTTCaattacatttatttcagaaagtgTGATTTAAAGgggaaatgagaaattattttaacctCTTTCCAAGTAGATGCAATTCTTGTACAATAATGAAATGCAGTAAAGCAATATTACTTCGGCCTACTTAATTACCTGGgctattaaattatttttacatttatacGATTTCATACCTGATTCCTGGTTGAGGAATATTCAggatttacaggaagaaaagggacCACAGTGGTCTCTGTCACGAGTGTGCTGTGGTTCTGAGTTGCAAGCCAAActgctccagaggaaaaaaaagaaaaaaaaaaaaaaaaaaagagggaataaTCTTCCTGAACTGCTTGACAGTATTTCTTTGTCAAATAAAAGACTGCAAtttcaaacacaaacacaatCAATTCAGGGGAAAGCATTTCCCCAGAGGGTTCTGTGCTTTGTGAaaaacacaagatttttttcGATTAACACCCCCTTCAGGCAATGCAAGACAAAGAAACTCGACAAAGAAACTCTCCTCAGCAGTAATTGCTGAATACAGAAGCACTTGAACTGAACATGTGCTTGGATTGGAATCTCCTACGTAAAGTGACAATccagatttgttttatttcattccaGAAAGTCTCACTCACCTGCATCTGTTTCCCTTCTGTCAACTTCATCATACACATCCATGGCAAGTTCTTCAAATAAGTGGTTGCTTAGCTAAGAGTAGAGGAGAATAATTACagtttgaaaagaaatgaaCCCCAGTAAGATCTCTTGATACCAGAAAATAACGGAGAAAATGGAAGAGCACAACTCTGCTCTTTTCTCCAGCCCCTATAATCCACAGAATGCTCCTTTCTCAgcctgcacaggcagcagaCATGTATGACCACCCCATTTCTAGGTACAGAGACAACCATCCTGTTCTACACTCCTCCTTTCCTGgccagtggatttttttttttttctctccatctgaCCACAAAAAGACCTTTTGTGTTTGGGGTGAGGCAGAGGCACTGTGGGGATGAGGGTCCAAATGCCACTGGAGATTTGGACTTCAATGAACAGAAAGctcacaaaatatttgtgtgtttcaagctgctcctccagcagatGGTTCAGGAGATACTGGTACTAGGGAGCCTGAGAGATGAAGTGCAGAGCTTGCCACAtctggaaaaggaatttttactTACAGACTGAAGCTTCTTCTTGGCTGCTTTTGCCAGTTCTGATACATCCAGACTGCTATGAAAACAAGAAGTGATCATTACATCTACAGCATTTCGTGGCTTCTACATATCAAAATCCTACATTTTGGTAGCTCAGTGATTAAAAGGTTACTTCTACCTTAAACCCTCGAATATTTCAGTACTTTTAGCATTGTTTTTAACACACTGATGTTATTAATATTGCTACTATAATATCACAATCGGCATATTATTAAGCTTTCtttcacagtaatttttaaacttaaaacGAAATAATACCAAAAATTCCTTGGAATATGAATGCCCACATGTTTTTACCCATAcaatttttaagtttttgaCAGAAATCTTGCAAGCGGGAGGTTGGACAGTGGTTTACTTACAGCCGTCTTATTTCCAATTGCACAGCAATAAAAGAGGAACAGGAACTTAAAATTAGTACTTGGTACTTCTTATACAAATATGATTTCATTGATCATAACCAAAAGTTAAAAGCATtacaaaaatcaggaaaatactCAATTGGTCCTTCAATTATTTCCACAATCTGTTTCCTAGGAATTCCCCATGTGTGTCCCCAGAAATGTCTCACCTTCGCCCTGCATTTTGATAAATACAATCAGCTTGtgtaattttctgattttgttgaTATCCCAATATTCCTTCTACgaaaaaatgctttcaagaCTAATACATGCACACATAAAAAGAGTTCAAACGGCAACAACTTAAAAGGTGTttcagaaaggagagaaaacttaattattattattttttttttactctgatgTTTTCAGACATGTGATGGAACCATCAACTTACCTGTCTGCCATCTGAGGTATAACAAAGTGCTGCCCATTTTTGTGCTCTAGAGTTGAAAACAAATTGCACTTTACTAGGTTGGTACTGGCCTACAGTTTTCAATAATAAGCATCAGGCAACACTAAATAATTTATCTTGCATGTAATTAATTACTCATTTTCCAATTACAGGCAACTAGGAAAGTTATAAAAGAAGGCTCATGCCATGATTTCCAGGCATTATCAAAGATTCCAATTAAGGCTTATCAGTTGTAttgaaattccattaaaaaagaaaattaagttctAACACAGGCACCTTTATGGTTACAAATCTGTAAGTGTCCTTGTGTTCAAAAGGCACCCACTCAACAGAACACTCCCCTGCTGTTGCATTTCAATTAGAAGAAACTACCTGGAAGAGTTTCTACAGTATATAAAGAACATGTATTTGTAGAAAATCAGGAAGGAATTTTGATTTATGTCTCTTTAAAACCCCACAGTTTTATCCCAATTTTGATTACATCATCCCTAATCTTGCATCTTACACTTTCCTTGGTCCTGTGTAATTTCTATAACAATTGAATATTTGGAAGGGATACAAAAAAGTGCACAGCACAGTCTGAATGTCCTGTGATGGGTGTGAGGGTGCAGGTGTTGTGCTCACCTGGTTTCCTGCCACAGAGGTAGAAAGCCAACCTGTCTGTGAGCTCGTACTGGATCTCCACCAGCCGCTCTGCCAGCTCGTGGTGCCCCCCTTGCCTGCTCACACACAGGGGACAGTCAGTGGCACACAGAGACGGTCAGAGAAACACATTTGGTACAAGCCAACGCTGCACGTGTTTGGTGCATCAATCCATCACAGATTCACAGCCTGGTTCCACCCCCTGTGCCCAAACCCATCTGGGACATTCCTACAGCAACTCCTGAGCTAACCCTCACTCCTGGAGCCTGAACTTGCACGAATTCCTCTCTAATTAACTTCCTGTGAGCTGCTAGATTGGCACAGCCTGCGCCATTGGCATCACAGCTGATGTCTCAGGCACCCAGAACACAGGCTGTGATCTGATGAAAATACTTATTCCTCATTTTTATTCATTCACTCTTTCTGGAAAAAGTATTATTAGCATTTAACAGACAAATTGTTTCAGGACAGAAACGCATCTTAGCAGGTCCACTGTGTGATTTATGGACATCAGAGGCTCCTACCTTGCATAATCAACTGGAGTTTTCCCATTGGAATCTTGTGTGCCAGGATCAGCAC
This window of the Hirundo rustica isolate bHirRus1 chromosome 17, bHirRus1.pri.v3, whole genome shotgun sequence genome carries:
- the GIT2 gene encoding ARF GTPase-activating protein GIT2 isoform X7 yields the protein MAKRLRSSEVCADCSAQDPCWASINRGILICDECCSVHRSLGRHISQVRHLKHTPWPPTLLQMVETLYNNGANSIWEHSLLDPASVMSGRRKASPQDKVHPNKAEFIRAKYQMLAFVHRLPCREDDSVTAKDLSKQLHSSVRTGNLETCLRLLSLGAQANFFHPEKGNTPLHVAAKAGQTLQAELLAVYGADPGTQDSNGKTPVDYARQGGHHELAERLVEIQYELTDRLAFYLCGRKPEHKNGQHFVIPQMADSSLDVSELAKAAKKKLQSLSNHLFEELAMDVYDEVDRRETDAVWLATQNHSTLVTETTVVPFLPVNPEYSSTRNQGRQKLARFNAHEFATLVIDILSDAKRRQQGNSLTGSKENVELILKSISNQHSSESQDNDQPDYDSVASDEDTDLETNAAKSNRQKSLDSDLSDGPVTAQEYMQVKNALVASEVKIQQLMKVNVNLSDELRIMQKKLQTLQSENTNLRRQATTNIYQVQGGSEYPDPSSNSSLKRRPSARGSRPMSMYETGSGQKPYLPMGEVSYPEENITRLQPFPPHASKLEKQSSVSESDYDNPTTPVELEEPGSGRKGRQRSVIWQGEGSIPEDTDSAPSSSLPSTEDVIRKTEQITKNIQELLRAAQENKHDSRAGVASPFHAE
- the GIT2 gene encoding ARF GTPase-activating protein GIT2 isoform X5 encodes the protein MAKRLRSSEVCADCSAQDPCWASINRGILICDECCSVHRSLGRHISQVRHLKHTPWPPTLLQMVETLYNNGANSIWEHSLLDPASVMSGRRKASPQDKVHPNKAEFIRAKYQMLAFVHRLPCREDDSVTAKDLSKQLHSSVRTGNLETCLRLLSLGAQANFFHPEKGNTPLHVAAKAGQTLQAELLAVYGADPGTQDSNGKTPVDYARQGGHHELAERLVEIQYELTDRLAFYLCGRKPEHKNGQHFVIPQMADSSLDVSELAKAAKKKLQSLSNHLFEELAMDVYDEVDRRETDAVWLATQNHSTLVTETTVVPFLPVNPEYSSTRNQGRQKLARFNAHEFATLVIDILSDAKRRQQGNSLTGSKENVELILKSISNQHSSESQDNDQPDYDSVASDEDTDLETNAAKSNRQKSLDSDLSDGPVTAQEYMQVKNALVASEVKIQQLMKVNVNLSDELRIMQKKLQTLQSENTNLRRQATTNIYQVQGGSEYPDPSSNSSLKRRPSARGSRPMSMYETGSGQKPYLPMGEVSYPEENITRLQPFPPHIGRSAFVTSSSSLPSFPSTLSWSRDESTRRASKLEKQSSVSESDYDNPTTPVELEEPGSGRKGRQRSVIWQGEGSIPEDTDSAPSSSLPSTEDVIRKTEQITKNIQELLRAAQENKHDSRAGVASPFHAE